The Elusimicrobiota bacterium DNA segment GGATCAAGGAACTCCTGGCGCGACTGCGGGTGGCGCTGCGCCACGCGGAGCGTAAGCCCGGGGAATCCCCGAGCGTTTACGAGCATGAAGGATTGAAGGTGGATCTCGTCACCCGGCGCGTCTGGCTCCGCAAGAAGGAAATCCGACTCTCCCCGCTTCAATATGACCTCCTGGCCGTTCTGGTCCGCAATGCGGGCCGTGTCGTGAGTCACGGTCAACTCATGAAAAACGTCTGGGGCGAAGACCGCGACGTAACGCCCGAGGCGGTCCGCATCACGGTTCATGAACTCCGCCACAAGATCGAGACAGACCCGGTCAGGCCTCGCTCCCTCAAAACCGAGCCCGGCATTGGATATCGATTAGAAGAGTAGTCCCGCCCTAACAGAACCCTAACACATCGGCAATGGACCCCTTACGCGGGGTCCGCGTATCCTAGAAACATGGACATCATTTACGTTAGTCTGGCGCTTGGCTTGTTTGTTCTAACCGTCGGGCTTATTTGGCTGTGCGAAAAGTTGTAAGGAGACTCTCATGAACCCTGTTTACGTAATCGGAGGTGTGGTTTCGCTGGTGATTCTAATCTATCTCTTGATCGCGCTTCTGAAGCCGGAGATTTTCTAATGACTACGAACAACCTGGTTCAGTGCCTTATTTATCTCGCGGTTCTTTTGGTCTGCGTCAAACCGCTGGGCGCCTACATGGCCGCCATCTATGAGGGACGCTTCCCGCGTCTGGCCCGTGCGTTGGTCCCCGTGGAGCGGTGGATTTACCGCTTCTGTGGTGTGCGTACAGAGGATGAAATGGATTGTAAAACCTACTCCATCGCCATGCTGCTTTTCAACGGGCTGGGCTTCCTGGCTGTCTACGCGCTGCAGCGTTTCCAGACAATGCTTCCGTTGAATCCCATGAAGATGGGGGCTGTCACGCCGGACTCTTCCTTTAATACGGCCATCAGCTTTGTCACGAACACGAACTGGCAGGGCTACGGCGGCGAGACCACGATGAGTTACTGGACGCAGATGCTCGGGCTCACCGTTCAGAACTTTGTGTCGGCCGCGACCGGCATGGCGATCCTGGCGGCGTTCATCCGTGGTTTTTCCCGGCGCCAGGCGCAAACCATCGGCAATTTCTGGGTGGATCTGGTGCGAGCAACCTTGTATATCCTGTTGCCGTTTTCCGTGATTTTTACCTTATTTCTTGTCTGGCAGGGTGTGCCTCAGACGTTCCGGCCCAGCGTGACCGTTCCATTGCTCCAGCAAACGCCATCCCCCGCGGCTACTGGCGGGGGATCCATGGTCCGCCAGACGTCTGGCGGAGACATCCATTCGCAGGTGATCGCCGTGGGACCGGCCGCCTCTCAGATCGCGATCAAGCAGTTGGGCACCAACGGTGGAGGGTTTTTTAACGTCAACTCTGCGCATCCTTATGAGAATCCGACACCGGCGTCTAACTTCTTGGAAGTGCTGTCGATCCTCCTGATCGCGGCGGCTCTCTGCTACGCCTTCGGCGCCATGGTCCGGGATACACGCCAGGGCTGGGCGATTTTGGCGGCCATGCTCATTATTTTCATCCCGATGCTCTGGTTCTGCGTGGCTCAGGAGCAGGGCGGCAACCCCCTGCTGGCCAAACTGGGAGTGGATCAAACCGCGTCGGTGCTTCAGCCGGGGGGCAATATGGAAGGAAAGGAGTCACGGTTCGGTATCGTGAACTCCGCGATCTGGGCGACAGCGACCACCGCTGCCTCCAATGGTTCCGTGAACGCCATGCACGACTCCTTCACGCCGTTGGGGGCGATTGTCCCGATGGTGATGATGAAACTGGGCGAAGTGGTCTTCGGCGGAGTCGGCTCAGGACTCTACGGCATGCTCCTCTTTGCCGTCATCGCTGTTTTTATCGCCGGCCTGATGGTCGGCCGGACGCCGGAGTACCTTGGGAAGAAGATCGAATCCTATGAGATGAAAATGGCTTCCATCGGAATCCTCGTGCCGGGGGCCCTCGTCTTACTCGGAACAGCTCTCGCGGTCGTCTGCAAGGCGGGGTTGGCCGGGATTTTTAATCCGGGGCCGCACGGTTTCAGTGAAGTGCTGTATGCTTTTGCTTCAGCCGGCAACAACAACGGCAGCGCCTTTGCGGGGCTCGGTGCCAATACGCCGTTCTATAACGTCTGGTTGGGAGTGGCGATGTTCTTCTCCCGCTACTGGATCGCCATCCCGGTTCTGGCCATGGCCGGATCTCTGGCCAGGAAGAAAATCGTTCCACCCAGTTCAGGGACGTTGCCCACGCACACTCCGCTTTTTATCGTGTTTCTCGTAGCGACCGTGATTCTGGTCGGCGCTTTGACGTTTGTGCCCGCGCTCGCCCTCGGTCCGATCGTGGAACACCTGATGATGTGGTCATAAGGAGATTTTCATGAAAAGGCAAAGCCAATCCCGCTCGTTGTTTGATCCCGCTATCGTTCTTCCCGCGGCGAAGGACTCGCTCAAGAAACTAGACCCGCGCCACCAGCTCAAAAGTCCCGTCATGTTTGTGGTGGAAGTGGGCAGCGTGCTGACCACCGGCCTTTTCATCCAGGCGTTGGTAGGCCACGGAGAGGCTCCGGCGAGATTCATCCTGGCGGTCTCGATCTGGCTCTGGTTCACCGTGGTATTCGCCAATTTTTCCGAGGCCATGGCTGAAGGCCGCGGCAAAGCGCAGGCCGCGACGCTCCGGAAAGCCCGGCAGGACACGCCGGCGAAGAAACTAACCCTCACCCGCGGCTCCCCGCCAGACGTCCGGCGAGGCCTCGCCAGCAGTGTGGCGGGTCCCGTTGGTCGGCCCTGCCCCCTCCCCCCGGAGGGAGAGGGTTGGGGTGAGGGTCAGCACTATGATCTTGTATTCGCTTCCACCTTAAAGAAGGGGGACGTAGTACTGGTCGAGGCGGGAGATGTCATCCCGATGGACGGCGAAGTGATTGAAGGCGTAGCTTCGGTTAATGAAGCGGCGATCACCGGCGAATCCGCTCCGGTCATTCGGGAAAGCGGAGGGGACCGCAGCGCGGTCACGGGCGGGACCACCGTTCTGTCCGATTGGCTGGTGGTCCGGATCACGGTCAATCCCGGCGAAACCTTTCTCGACCGCATGATTGATATGGTTGAGGGCGCCAAAAGACAGAAAACCCCGAATGAGATCGCCCTCAGCATCCTGCTGGCCGGCATGACCATCATCTTCCTCCTGGCAACGGTGACCCTGCTGCCGTTTTCGATTTACAGCGTACACGCTGCGGGTCACGGAACACCGGTGACTGTCACGGTCCTGGTGGCGCTGCTTGTCTGCCTGATCCCGACCACGATTGGTGGGCTCCTGCCCGCGATCGGTATCGCCGGGATGGACCGCATGATCCAGGCCAATGTCATCGCCATGTCAGGCCGCGCGGTGGAAGCGGCCGGTGACGTGGATGTCCTTCTCTTGGATAAGACCGGAACGATTACCCTGGGGAACCGCCAGGCGGTGGCGTTTCTTCCTTCTGACAGTGTTGCCCCCGAAGCGCTTGCCGATGCCGCCCAGATCAGTTCGTTGTCCGATGAAACCCCGGAAGGTCGCAGCATCGTCGTGCTCGCAAAGGAAAAATACGGCATCCGGGGGCGCCAAGTGCATGAACTGGGAGCGAGCTTCATTCCTTTTACGGCCCAGACGCGCATGAGCGGGGTGGATCTGCAGGACGGCCGCCGGATTCGTAAAGGCGCGGCCGAGGCGATCGAGACGTACGTCGAGACGAACAACGGACGTTTCCCGCCGGAAGTCCGAACAACGGTGGAAACGATCGCCAAATCAGGAGGGACGCCTCTGGTCGTGGCTGACCGGAACAACGTGCTCGGGGTGATTCATCTCAAGGATATCGTGAAGGGCGGGATCAAGGAACGTTTCTCCGAACTGCGCCAGATGGGCATCAAAACGGTGATGATTACCGGGGACAACCCTCTCACCGCCGCCGCGATCGCGGCCGAAGCCGGCGTCGATGATTTCCTCGCGCAGGCGACCCCGGAGACCAAACTCAAGCTCATCCGGGAAACGCAGGCAGGCGGACGCCTGGTGGCCATGACCGGCGACGGCACCAACGATGCTCCGGCGCTGGCGCAGGCGGATGTGGCGGTCGCCATGAACACCGGAACGCAGGCGGCCAAGGAAGCCGGCAATATGGTGGATTTGGATTCCAATCCCACGAAACTGATTGAAATCGTGGAAATCGGCAAGCAGCTGCTCATTACGCGCGGCGCGCTGACCACGTTCAGCGTGGCCAACGATGTCTCCAAGTACTTTGCCATTATCCCGGCCGCGTTTGTGACCACGTATCCGGTGTTGGGAGCCTTGAACATCATGCACCTGGCCACCCCGGCGAGCGCGATTCTATCCGCCGTCATTTTCAACGCGATCATTATCGTCCTCCTGATTCCGCTCGCGTTGCGCGGTGTCCAGTACCGGGCCGTCGCCGCCAGCCGCCTGCTTCGAGATCATGCGCTGATTTACGGCGTCGGCGGAATCATCGCGCCATTTATCGGGATCAAATTGATCGACATGTTATTGGTTGCGATGCATTTGGCGTAATCGTAGGGGCGGGGCACTGTCCCCGCCCGCCATTGAAATGACATCTCGGCAGGCACGGTGGCCTGCCCCTACAAGGAAAAACAAAATGTACCTTGAACAATTAAAAATATCCGTTCGTACACTTGTTGTGCTTTCTGTGTTGACCGGAATTCTCTATCCGGTGGCCATTACCGGGGTATCCCAGATCCTGTTTCCACGCCAGGCCAACGGCAGCCTGATTCTGAAGGACGGCAAAGCCGTCGGATCGGAGCTGATCGGCCAGCCGTTCGACGACCCAAAGTTTTTCTGGGGCCGTCTTTCCGCGACGTCCCCGCTCTACAATGGAAGGGCTTCGTCAGGTTCCAATCTGGGGCCTTTAAATCCGGCGCTCACGAAAGCGGTTCAAGACCGTCTCTCTGCTCTGCACCAGGCCGATCCGGAAAACCGCGCGCGAGTCCCCGTAGATCTGGTGACGGCTTCCGGCAGCGGACTCGATCCGCATATCAGCCCGGCCGGCGCGCTGTATCAAGCGGGGCGCGTCGCCCGGAAACGAGGCCTTTCGGAGGATCAGGTGCGGGCGCTGATCAAGGCTCATACGCAGGACCGCTTCCTGGGGTTGATCGGCGAACCGGTGGTGAACGTGCTGGAACTCAATCTCGCGCTGGATGAGCTCAAGAAATAGTCGCATGATAGTGAGGAGTAAATAAATGTCGAATCGTCCTGATCCGGATCAATTGCTCAAGCGCGTCCAGGAAGAAGAAAAAGCTTCTTTCGCGGGCCAGCTTAAGCTGTTTTTCGGCGCCACCGCCGGGGTGGGCAAGACCTATGCCATGCTCGAGGCGGCGCGGCAGCGCAAAAAAGAAGGATGGGACGTGGTGGTCGGGATCGTTGAAACGCACGGCCGGACGGAAACCGAAGCGCTCCTCGATGGGCTTGAAATCCTTCCGCGAAAAGATATCGATTACAAAGGCGTCCGGCTCAAGGAGTTGGATATCGATGCCGCGTTGAAACGCCGGCCCACGCTGATTCTCGTCGATGAGCTTGCCCATGCCAACGCACCCGGCTCGCGTCACGCCAAACGGTGGCAGGATGTCGAGGAACTGCTGGACGCCGGCATCCATGTCTACACCACCCTGAATGTCCAGCATTGGGAAAGCCTGAACGACGTGGTCGCTCAGATCACGGGGGTGGCTGTCCGGGAAACCGTGCCGGATTCGTTCCTGCAGCGGACGCATGAGCTGGAGCTGGTAGATCTGGCTCCCGAGGACCTGCTCAAGCGGCTGAAGGAAGGAAAGGTCTACCGGGGCGAACAGGCTGACCGCGCGGCCGACAATTTTTTCCAGCCGGGCAACCTCATCGCGCTGCGCGAACTGGCATTGCGACACACCGCTGAGCGCGTCGATGAACAGATGCAGGCCTATCGGGAGCAGAATGCCGTCGAGGGTGTCTGGCCCGCTGGCGAGCGTCTGCTGGTCGGTGTCAGTCCAAGCCCCATGTCCGCCCGTCTCATCCGCGCCACGCGCCGGATGGCCACGCGCCTGCACGGGCAATGGACCGCGGTGCACGTTGAAACACCGGCCTTTTTCAGGCTTCCTCCTGAAGACCGGGCTCGCGTGATCAACAATCTCCGGCTGGCTGAGAGACTCGGCGCCGAGACCGTCACGCTCACCGGGGAGGATGTGACGGAAGAGCTTCTGGCCTATGCCCGCAAGCAGAATATCTCCCGAATTGTCATCGGTAAACCCGCCCGCTCCCGGTGGAAGGAATGGCTCTACGGCTCTATCGTGAACGAGCTGGCTCACCGGTGCGGCGATATTGATCTGCATGTCATCAGCGGCTTCGGATCGGATCTGGGCGCGCGCCGCGGAGCGCCCCAGGCAGAACAAATCTCCTGGCAGGGAATCAGCTGGGGAGCGGTCCTTGTGGCGCTGATCACGGCCCTCTTAGGGCCTTTGTCGCAGACGATCAATCTCGTCAATCTAGCCATGATTTATCTGCTGGGGGTCGCGGCGGTCGCCTACCGCTTCGGTCGTTTGCCGTCGTTTGTGGCGGCGCTCCTGAGCGTGCTGGCCTTTGACTTCTTTTTTGTCCCGCCGCGCCTGACATTCGCCGTATCGGACGCGCAGTATGTCGTGACGTTTGTCGTGATGTTTGCTGTGGGCATCCTGATCGGGACGTTGACCAGCCGTCTGCGCTTTCTGGCCGAGCAGATGCGCCGCCGCGAAGAGCGGACCAGGGTTCTGTATCAGCTCAGTCGGGAGTTGTCTGAAACCCCTGACCCGGGGCAGCTGCTCCAGGCCGCGTGCAGCCGTCTCAAGGAGTTTTATCGTCTCCCGGTTCTGATCGTGGTTCCGAGGGCGTCTGGATTGTTGGAGGTCGCGGCTGGAGACCCTGCGGAGTTCGGCTGGGATAGTCATGAGCAAAGTGTCGCCCAATGGGTCCATGAACACGCGCAGATCGCCGGAAGCGGGACCGAGACGCTGGCCGGCTCGAAAGGGCTTTATCTGCCCTTAAGAGGGATCCGCAAAATTGTCGGGGTTCTGGGGCTTCGGCCGGCTGATCCGGCGTCCCAGCAGGATCCCGAACAACTGCAGCTTCTGGAGACGTTTGCCTCTGAAATCGGCGGCGCGCTGGAAAGCACCCGGCTCACCGAACTCGCGGGCCGGGCCGAGATGCAGATGGATCTTCTGGCTCTGACCTCCGCGCAGGCAAAGTCCACAACTTCATTGGGGGATTACGTCAGTGAGGACCGCATCGTTCTCCTCTCTCCAGGGCAGTCGCGCGATCAGATTATCAAGCGGCTCATCGAGTGCCTTCATCTGCCGAACCCGGTCGAAGCGTTCGAAGCGATCGAGGAACGCGAGCGTATCGCGCCGACTCTCCTGCAATCCGGTGTGGCCATCCCTCACGCCAGGCTCGCCGGCCTGAAAGAGGTTAAAGCTGCTGTTGGAATCTCATCCGAAGGTCCTGTCCGCGCGTGGATTCTCTTTTTCGGGCCTGCGGAGAATCCCAAGGCCCACTTGGCCTTTCTTGCCCAGGTGGCCGCCTTCTTCCAGAAGACGGACCGAATCAATGACCTGCAGAAGCTCCGATCTGCCAAGAAAATTCATCATTATCTCCTCGCGCGCGATTGAAGGTTACTCGCTAAAATAGGTACAATTCGTCACGTCCCGGTACGCCGGGATCAAGGGGGGACCAGACTTCAATAGTCATCGTTCCTCTTTTTTTGTTTTTTCGATATGTTTTAACCCTAAAATTTTCAAAAGAGGGGCATTTATGCGCCAAATGAATCGCGGATGGAAAATCGCAGGGTCTTTAATGGTCGTAGGGATGCTGGCCACTGTTGCTCTGGCGGAAACAAAGGAAACAACGGAGTCAACGGCTGCTAAAACACGCGACGGGGAAGCCGTGCAGATTGAGGCGGTCGACATCCCGACAGCTGATATTCTGGATCCCATGACCTTTGCGACGGCCTTCCGCTTCTACAGCGAGGGCGGGATTATGTCGCGCCTGGTGTTGGGGCCGTTTAAGCGTCTCAATCTCGGAGTTTTCTTTGACGCTCAGCGGGTGATTGGCGGGGATGACCCCCACATGGTCACGCCGGACATCTTCGTGAAGATCCGTTTTTTTGACGGCACGGACATTATCCCCGCGCTGGCTCTGGGATATGAAAACCAGGGGTACCTTTATCAGGAATCGACGACAGATTTTCTTCAGGATGAAAGAGGGTTGTACCTGGTGGGCAGCCATGAGATCTTTCTGCCGGACTTTGAGCTGCATGCCGGCATGAACATCCCGAAAGTGGACGACGCGGAGCTTTTCGGTTTTTTCGGCGCCACCTGGAAGATCGTTCCGTCGTTCGCGCTCCTGGCCGAGTACGACAATATTCGTAAAGCGCCAAGCAGCCGCGTCAATCTGGGGGGCCGGTTCTGGATCAACGCGGCCTTCAATGTCGATGTTGCTGCGCGGAATGTCGGCCGGGGAGACGACCGCGGAGCTGAACGGATTGTCCGGCTCAATTACACACATAAATTCCCCTTTTGACGTCACCATGGCGAAAGAGGGTCATAACTCGTCATCCCCGGCAATCACTGGCCGGGGATCTATGGATGAGATTCCCCGCCAGTAACCGCGGGGAATGACGATAGGGAGAATAATGGCGCCTGAGATCGTTGATTTAGAGTTTGAGAAACCTATTTCAGAGCTCGAAAAGAAAATCGAGGAGCTGAAATCCTGCGCCGCGTCCGAGCATCTCGACTTCACAGAGGAAATCAAGGTTCTCGAACAAAAAAGCGAAGAGCTCAAACGCCAGATTTACGGCAAACTCACCCCCTGGCAGCGCGTTTCCATCGCCCGCCATCCCCAGCGTCCCTACACACTCGACTATATACGCCTTCTCTGTACGGATTTCATTGAACTGCATGGCGACAGGACCTTTGCCGAGGATGAAGCGCTTGTGGGAGGGTTGGCACGCTTCGAAGGCCAGCCGGTGGTTGTCATGGGACATCAGAAAGGCCGTACCGTTCAGGAATCCATGCGCCGCAACTTCGGAATGCCGCATCCGGAGGGGTACCGCAAAGCGCTGCGCCTGATGAAATTGGCCGAGAAATTCAAACGGCCGGTTTTAGCTTTTATCGACACGTCAGGCGCTTACCCCGGTATCGGAGCGGAAGAACGGGGACAGGCGCGGGCCATTGCGATTAATCTCAAGGAGATGGCGGCGCTTCGAACCCCCCTGATCTGTACCGTGATCGGTGAAGGCGGGTCCGGCGGAGCCCTGGCGATCGGGATGGGCAACCGGCTTTTGATGTGCGAGAACGCCTGGTATTCGGTCATTTCGCCGGAAGGGTGCGCGGCCATTTTGTTCCGGGACGCAACCCGCGCGCAGGAAGCCGCGGCCGCGCTGAAACTCACGGCTCCCGAGCTTAAAGAACTTGGGATCGTCGATGAAATCGTGCCGGAGCCGCAGGGTGGCGCGCATCGCGATCCGGCCGCGACCGCCGAAACGCTGCGCGGGATTCTCAGCCGCCATTTAAAGGAGTTGCAGGCGCTTTCACCCGATCAGCTGTTGGAAAACCGTTATCAGAAATTTCGCTCTCTGGGAACCTGGCGTGAAGGGGAAATGGAAGCTGTGGCGCATCGACGAGCCCCTCGCAAGCAGCGCCTCACCGCCGGCTAAAATTTAAAAAATCATAGGAGGACGTTTCATGGCTACAGATGTGTCAAAACGTGTTGCGATTCTAACCGGGGGTGGAGACTGCCCCGGCCTTAACCCGGCGATCCGCGGGTGTGTGATGAGGGGCCTGGATTATGGTTTCGAGTTTATCGGTCTTACGGAAGGCTGGCGGGGTCTTGTCGAAGGCAAAACCCAGCCGCTGGGCCTGGCCGATGTGAAAGAGATCGTTGGAAAAGGTGGGACGATCCTCGGGACGTCCCGCACCAATCCTTTTAAAAAAGAAGGGGCTGTCGAGAAGTGCCTGGAGACATTCAAGAAGCTTCGCCTGGATGCGTTGATCGCTTTAGGCGGAGAAGATACGCTGGGGGTGGCCGCGAAGTTTTATAAGCTGCACAAGCTCCCGATGATCGGCGTTCCCAAGACCATGGATAACGATCTTTCGGCAACGGACTACACCTTCGGGTTCGATACAGCCACCACCATCGCGATGGATGCGGTGGAGCGGCTCCGCGATACCGGCCGCAGCCATCCCCGCAACACGGTGCTGGAAGTGATGGGCCGCCACGCCGGATGGGTGGCGCTTTTTACGGCCATCGCCTCGGCAGCGGACTGGGTTCTCCTGCCGGAGCGTCCGGCGGACGTAAAAGCCATGTGCGCGCACCTGAAGCAAGTGCATGCGCGCGACAAAGTCGCCATTGTGGTCACTTCCGAGGCGGTTGATCTGCCCGGCATGAGCACGGAGGGCGAACAACTGGACCAGTTCGGCCATATGCTGTTGAAGAATCGCGCCTTGGGCGAAAAAGTAGCCGAGATCATTGAAAAAGAAACCGGCATTGAAACCCGTTCCGCTGTGATCGGTCATGTCCAGCGCGGCGGCGGCCCGACGCTCTTTGACCGTATCCTCGGGACCCGTGTGGGGGTCAAGGCGGCGGAGCTCGTGAACGAGGGTCACTTCGGCCAGATGGTGGCGTTGCGCGGCAATGAGGTGGTGGGGGTTTCTCTGGAAGAAGCCACGGCTCAGTTGAAAATCGTTCCGCAGGAGTGGCTCAAACTCGTAGACGTATTCTTTAAGTAGGCCAGAGGCCCGGGTCGGTCAGCCGACGATTCGAAGAGGATTAATCCGATGGAAATTGTCGATGTCCTGAAAGCCACTGTGCAAAAAGGCGGATCCGACCTGCATTGGGTCATCGGCCAGCCCCCGATGATCCGGCTCGACGGCGAGCTGCGGCCCATGACGGAATTCCCGGTGCTCACAGCTGAAGAATCCAAACGCCTGATCTACGGCTTTCTTTCGGACGAGCACCGGACGCGTTTCGAGCAGGATTGGGAGCTGGACTTTTCGGTGGCGGTGGAAGGAATCTCCCGTTTCCGCACCAATGTGCTCCTTCAGAAAAACGGCATTGAAGCGGTGATGCGAGTCATTCCCGTCCACATTCCGACGCCGGAGGAGCTTCAGCTGCCGCCGGTCGTCACGGATCTGGCGAATCTGCCGCGCGGCCTGGTGCTCGTCACAGGGCCTACTGGTTCCGGTAAATCCACGACGCTCGCCTGCCTGATCAATCTCATTAATCAGAAGCAGCGAAAACACATCTTAACGATTGAGGACCCGATCGAGTTCGTTTATGTCAACACAAACTCGGTGGTGCGCCAGCGGGAGATCGGCCAGCAATGCCACAGCTTCGGCGAAGCGCTTCGCCATGCGCTCCGCCAGGATCCGGATGTCGTGATGATCGGCGAAATGCGGGATCTCGAAACGATCAGCGCGGCGCTGACCATGGCGGAAACGGGTCATCTCGTTTTCGCGACGCTGCATACCACAGACGCGGCGCAGACGGTGGACCGCATCATCGATGTGTTCCCGGCGCACCAGCAGCAGCAGGTGCGCGCCCAGCTTTCCAGCGTTTTGAAGGGGGTTGTCTGCCAGACGCTGCTGCCTCGCGTGGAAGGCAAAGGCCGGGTGGCGGCCCGCGAAGTGATGATCGTGACCCCGGCGATTGCCAATAATATCCGGGAGGGGAAGACACATCAGATTTATGGCGCCATCGACACCGGGTCCCGGGTCGGCATGGTCAGCCTGGACCGGGCGTTGGCGGACCTGGTCAAAAAAGGATTGATCTCGATCGAGGATGCGCTGAGCAAAGCGAACCGTCCTGAACTCATCCGTCCAACCGGTTCATCCGCTGGCGCTTAACGATATGGCCGCGTCCGTACGAGAGTCTCTTAAATCAATTGAGCTTCTGTCCCAATTGCCGGATTCCGTCCTGGGTCCGTTAGCGGATCTATCGGCGATCCGTCCGGTGCGCGCCGGTGAAACGATTTTCTGCCAGAACGAACCCTCTCCTTATTGTTTTGGAATCCTTTCAGGCGAAGTCCTGATTCAACGGGTATCCAAGGACCCGCGTTTCCCTTCCAAAGTGCTTGGAGTCCTGGGGCCGGGGGATCTTTTCGGCGAATCGGCGCTTCTTGAAAATTGCCCTCGCGCGGCCATGGCCACCGCCAATAAGGATGGAGAACTTCTGGCCATTCAGGGGAATAAATTTCGCGAATGGCTGGTCCAGGAACCGGCTTTGGGTGTTCCCGTATTAATCAATCTGCTGGACCGTTCGCTCAGCCGGCTGCAACTTACAAGCCATGAACTGTCTATTGTTTACGGCGTGGGCCGGTTGCTCTCCGGGCCGCAGCCTTTTCAGGATCGCTTGGCGGCCGGTCTGGAATTCGTCAAAAGTTCGATCGATGGGCTCGATGATCTCTATTGTTTTGAACGAAGCGCGTATTGGGAGGAATTCGGCTGCCTCTATCCAACCACTGAACCGGATCGTCTCCCGGCGATCCCGCTGGCCTCCGCGCTGGCGGCGAAGGCCCAGGGACAATCCAGCGCGTTTGTACTGGACGAGCCGGATCAATGGCAGGCCGCTTCGGCGGCCCTTGTTCCGCTGATGAATGCGGATCGCCCCGATCAACCCCTTCAGGGATTTCTCGTGATGACCAGCCGTCAGCAGCCCCGGTTCTTTTCGCGTAATATGCTCCTGATGCTTTCGGCCATGGCCAATCCGTTAGCCGAAGCGCTGGCGCGCCAGAGCCGCCAGGAGGAAGCCTCGGCGCAGTCTCGCCTGGATCAATCCCGCCGGTCCTTTAACCTGTAATACGTATGGGTAGTCAGCCGGTTCGAATTCTCCGGTTACCCTCACCCCCGCCCTCCCCCTCAGCAGGGGGAGGGAGCGCCAGATTTTCTGGAAACATCATTTCCCTCTCCCTGTTGAGGGAGAGGGCCTGCCGACAGGCAGGGGTGAGGGCCACGCTAAGATGATGACTCGTACTTTAGGCCGTACTGGTATTTCCGTTTCCGAAATCGGTTTCGGCGCATGGGGCATCGGTAAAACGTGGTGGGGACCAGCTTCCGCAACGGATGACCAGGAATCTCTCACCGCGCTCCGCCGGGCTCTGGAGCTCGGCATTACTTTTTTCGATACGGCTTATGTTTATGGGGATGGCCACAGCGAAACGCTGATCAGCCGCGCGCTCCCGAAAAAAGGTCCCTGTCCTTTTGTCGCTACAAAGTGTCCACCGAAAAACCACGAGTGGCCTGCCGGATCCACGACTCCTTTAAAAGATGCTTTTCCCGCGGATTGGATCATTCAGTGTACAGAGCGGAGCCTCCGGAAGCTTAAGGTTGAGACGCTTGATCTTCAGCAATTTCATGTGTGGACCGATGCCTGGTGCGATGAGCCGGAGTGGCGTGAGGCGGTCGAGCGGTTGAAGCGGGAAGGCAAAATCCGTTTCTTCGGAGTTTCGATTAACGACTGCCAGCCGGAAAGCGCGCTGCGTCTGGTGGCTTCGGGCGCGGTCGATACCGTCCAGGTGATTTACAACATTTTCGAACAAGAGCCTTCCAGGGATTTATTCCCGTTGTGTCAGAAAATGAACGTGGGGGTTATCGTGCGCGTTCCATTTGACGAAGGAAGCCTCACGGGGATGCTTGCGCTTGAAACGCGTTTTGATCCGGAAGATTTTCGTTCGAGGTACTTTGGAGGGGAGAAACTCCAGGAAACCATTCGGCGCGTGGAGGCATTGAAGCCTTTTCTCGGCTCC contains these protein-coding regions:
- a CDS encoding acetyl-CoA carboxylase carboxyltransferase subunit alpha; translation: MAPEIVDLEFEKPISELEKKIEELKSCAASEHLDFTEEIKVLEQKSEELKRQIYGKLTPWQRVSIARHPQRPYTLDYIRLLCTDFIELHGDRTFAEDEALVGGLARFEGQPVVVMGHQKGRTVQESMRRNFGMPHPEGYRKALRLMKLAEKFKRPVLAFIDTSGAYPGIGAEERGQARAIAINLKEMAALRTPLICTVIGEGGSGGALAIGMGNRLLMCENAWYSVISPEGCAAILFRDATRAQEAAAALKLTAPELKELGIVDEIVPEPQGGAHRDPAATAETLRGILSRHLKELQALSPDQLLENRYQKFRSLGTWREGEMEAVAHRRAPRKQRLTAG
- a CDS encoding type IV pilus twitching motility protein PilT, translating into MEIVDVLKATVQKGGSDLHWVIGQPPMIRLDGELRPMTEFPVLTAEESKRLIYGFLSDEHRTRFEQDWELDFSVAVEGISRFRTNVLLQKNGIEAVMRVIPVHIPTPEELQLPPVVTDLANLPRGLVLVTGPTGSGKSTTLACLINLINQKQRKHILTIEDPIEFVYVNTNSVVRQREIGQQCHSFGEALRHALRQDPDVVMIGEMRDLETISAALTMAETGHLVFATLHTTDAAQTVDRIIDVFPAHQQQQVRAQLSSVLKGVVCQTLLPRVEGKGRVAAREVMIVTPAIANNIREGKTHQIYGAIDTGSRVGMVSLDRALADLVKKGLISIEDALSKANRPELIRPTGSSAGA
- a CDS encoding DUF4118 domain-containing protein; this translates as MSNRPDPDQLLKRVQEEEKASFAGQLKLFFGATAGVGKTYAMLEAARQRKKEGWDVVVGIVETHGRTETEALLDGLEILPRKDIDYKGVRLKELDIDAALKRRPTLILVDELAHANAPGSRHAKRWQDVEELLDAGIHVYTTLNVQHWESLNDVVAQITGVAVRETVPDSFLQRTHELELVDLAPEDLLKRLKEGKVYRGEQADRAADNFFQPGNLIALRELALRHTAERVDEQMQAYREQNAVEGVWPAGERLLVGVSPSPMSARLIRATRRMATRLHGQWTAVHVETPAFFRLPPEDRARVINNLRLAERLGAETVTLTGEDVTEELLAYARKQNISRIVIGKPARSRWKEWLYGSIVNELAHRCGDIDLHVISGFGSDLGARRGAPQAEQISWQGISWGAVLVALITALLGPLSQTINLVNLAMIYLLGVAAVAYRFGRLPSFVAALLSVLAFDFFFVPPRLTFAVSDAQYVVTFVVMFAVGILIGTLTSRLRFLAEQMRRREERTRVLYQLSRELSETPDPGQLLQAACSRLKEFYRLPVLIVVPRASGLLEVAAGDPAEFGWDSHEQSVAQWVHEHAQIAGSGTETLAGSKGLYLPLRGIRKIVGVLGLRPADPASQQDPEQLQLLETFASEIGGALESTRLTELAGRAEMQMDLLALTSAQAKSTTSLGDYVSEDRIVLLSPGQSRDQIIKRLIECLHLPNPVEAFEAIEERERIAPTLLQSGVAIPHARLAGLKEVKAAVGISSEGPVRAWILFFGPAENPKAHLAFLAQVAAFFQKTDRINDLQKLRSAKKIHHYLLARD
- a CDS encoding ATP-dependent 6-phosphofructokinase; translation: MATDVSKRVAILTGGGDCPGLNPAIRGCVMRGLDYGFEFIGLTEGWRGLVEGKTQPLGLADVKEIVGKGGTILGTSRTNPFKKEGAVEKCLETFKKLRLDALIALGGEDTLGVAAKFYKLHKLPMIGVPKTMDNDLSATDYTFGFDTATTIAMDAVERLRDTGRSHPRNTVLEVMGRHAGWVALFTAIASAADWVLLPERPADVKAMCAHLKQVHARDKVAIVVTSEAVDLPGMSTEGEQLDQFGHMLLKNRALGEKVAEIIEKETGIETRSAVIGHVQRGGGPTLFDRILGTRVGVKAAELVNEGHFGQMVALRGNEVVGVSLEEATAQLKIVPQEWLKLVDVFFK